The DNA window ATCTGTCCTTCAAGTGCTTTTGATTGTACTTGTTTCTGTTTAAGCTCACCGGTTAATTTAGATTCATTTTTCTTAAATTCCTGAACAAGCTGTTCTTTCTGTGCACGTTCAACATTTATTGTTGTTAAATCTTTTTGTTGGTTAACCAAGAGGTGCTCTTTATCCACCACAGATTTTTGTCTCTGAGCAATTGTTTTTTTGATCTGAGTGGCGGCATCTGTAATTTCGGCTGCTTTTTTATCCTGATAATCGGAGTATTCTTTAAGATATTGGACTCTTCGAATTGCCTCGCCTAAATTTTTGGCAGAAAGAATAAAGGTGACTTTATTTTGTACTCCTTTATTTTTATAGGCGTTTACCAAAACTTCAGCGTAATTCTTTCTTAAAACGGCTAGTTCTTTGTTCTGACGGTTGATTTCCAACTGACGCAGATAAATGTCGTCTTCTATAAATCTTTTTTCCTTTTGAGTATTAGAATAAACTTTTTCTCTTAAAGCCAGTTTTTTATTAATATTGGTAAGATATGCTATAGAAAGCTTGGATTCGTTTCTTGTTTTAGCTAGATCTGAATTTATTTGGGTGATTTGTTTTTTAAGTTCAGCATTTTGCTTCTGCAATTGTTCCTTGTTTTGTTGCCCATTGTGCAATCCGAACAATAAAATACCTATTAAAAAGCTAAATTTTTTAATCATTTAATTTCAATTTTCTTATAATTGGCTGGGACTGAATAGGCCGCCTCCATCTTCGAAAAATCAAATTTCGTATTTTCTAGTAAAATCTGACTTGTTTTTGAACCTTTTATAATTATTTTAACATTTTTTGGTAGACGAATTTCATTATATTCCCCCCAATTGCTATAAGAGATTTCTAGCTCATCCGGTGATAAGACATCCTTAAGATGAACACTCAAAAGATCGTAATTTTCATCATACTGCAATGAAATTTTATATTCTCTGGTCTTTTCTTCTGTTACGATTTTCTGATTTACAGTCGATACCAGTTGATAGCCCTGAGCATTTTTTGTAAGATTGAATTGAGAATCATTAATTTTTATAAAAGTTCTACCCATTAATATTTTCTCCAAAGATTTATAATCGATGAAATTAACGTTCAATAAATGATTGAGATATTCAAAATCAGAATCGATATATGATTTGCTGGTTCTGTCAAATCCTTTTACGCCTTCAGGTGTTGCTGTTCCTCTGGCAACATTAATAAACAATGCAGATAAATTCATCCACACTTTTTTATTATTTTCGATATAGATGGTCGCGTCAAGTGTCGGTACAAAACTTCCTGTCTCTACATTTACTTTACTGTTGATCTTAATCTGATCAAATTTTGGTGGGATCACTACATGTTCATAGAATGTAAATTTATCTCTTACAGGTTCATTTACATCTTTTGGATTGTTGTTGTTTTCTATGACAATACTGTCTTTAGCATTGCTATTATTATTTTTAGCAACGTTCCGAGTTTTACAAGATGACAAAACGAGAAGTAATAAAAGTAATGGAACCCAATTTTTCATGTATTTATCTTTTCGATTAAAATATTACTTTGCAATATTAACGCCAAACCACACAAAACATTTTGTGTGGTTTGAATATATTTTTATTTATTAATGTCAGTTTTTAACTATTTAGATAAAAAATCTAAAACAGAATAATCACCTAACGAAATTTCCCTTGCTACTCCGAAATACTGTGCCGAATTACCAATCATAGAATTTGATAGATTTCCGTGATTGATCTTTGTATTTTCCTGGATCAATGAATTTTCAATATTTGAATTTACAATGACTGTATTATTTCCAAGTGAGACTCCAGGTCCTACTTTAGAATTGGAAATTTTTACATTTTCACCGATAAAACAAGGTTGAATAATTAAAGAATTTTCAATTACTGCGGAAGCAGGGTAGTGAGACATTTCTTCTCTCTCGTATTCAAGAATTTTACTGTTGGTTTCTACAGTTGCATTTTTATTTCCACAGTCCATCCAGTCATTTACTTTACCAAGACTGAATTTACCTCCTTTTGCTCTTAAATTTTCTAGAGCCGTTGTCAATTGATATTCTCCACCATTTTTAATATCATTATCCATGATATAATTGATTTCACTCATCAATTTTTCAGCACTGTTAAAATAATAAATACCAATAATTGCTAAATCTGAAACAAAAGTTGTAGGTTTTTCAACAAAATCTGTGATAAAACCATAGTTATCTAATTTAACAACACCAAATGCTGAAGGATCTTCTACACTTTTCACCCAGATAACACCATCTGAATTTTTGTCCAATTGAAAATCTGCACGGAAAAGAGTATCTGCAAATGCAATAACGATATCTCCCTGCATTGAATCTTCTGCACACTTAATAGCATGGGCTGTCCCAAGAGGGTCGTTTTGATAATATATACTTCCTTTTGCGCCTAATTTTTCAGCAATCTGGATCAGGGATTTTTCAATTTCAGCACCAAAATCTCCGATAATAAAAGCTACCTCCTCGATGTCTTCACCGGCAACTTTAGCAATATCTTCTACCAATCTCTGTACGATAGGTTTTCCT is part of the Chryseobacterium paludis genome and encodes:
- a CDS encoding DUF4292 domain-containing protein, giving the protein MKNWVPLLLLLLVLSSCKTRNVAKNNNSNAKDSIVIENNNNPKDVNEPVRDKFTFYEHVVIPPKFDQIKINSKVNVETGSFVPTLDATIYIENNKKVWMNLSALFINVARGTATPEGVKGFDRTSKSYIDSDFEYLNHLLNVNFIDYKSLEKILMGRTFIKINDSQFNLTKNAQGYQLVSTVNQKIVTEEKTREYKISLQYDENYDLLSVHLKDVLSPDELEISYSNWGEYNEIRLPKNVKIIIKGSKTSQILLENTKFDFSKMEAAYSVPANYKKIEIK
- a CDS encoding sugar phosphate nucleotidyltransferase: MKIIVPMAGRGSRLRPHTLTVPKPLIPIAGKPIVQRLVEDIAKVAGEDIEEVAFIIGDFGAEIEKSLIQIAEKLGAKGSIYYQNDPLGTAHAIKCAEDSMQGDIVIAFADTLFRADFQLDKNSDGVIWVKSVEDPSAFGVVKLDNYGFITDFVEKPTTFVSDLAIIGIYYFNSAEKLMSEINYIMDNDIKNGGEYQLTTALENLRAKGGKFSLGKVNDWMDCGNKNATVETNSKILEYEREEMSHYPASAVIENSLIIQPCFIGENVKISNSKVGPGVSLGNNTVIVNSNIENSLIQENTKINHGNLSNSMIGNSAQYFGVAREISLGDYSVLDFLSK